In bacterium, one genomic interval encodes:
- a CDS encoding 4Fe-4S binding protein, which translates to SYDIEKCVACCLCATYCPSGCIKISAFEDEKHNKRVASYEIDIKRCIFCGLCVEACPKEAIKQSELYELACYNKDEMVYSKETLIKGPFVEKYK; encoded by the coding sequence TCGTATGACATTGAAAAATGTGTTGCCTGTTGCCTTTGTGCGACATATTGCCCCTCGGGTTGCATAAAAATATCAGCCTTTGAGGATGAGAAACATAACAAGAGGGTTGCCTCTTATGAGATTGATATTAAAAGGTGTATCTTTTGTGGCTTATGCGTAGAGGCCTGCCCAAAGGAGGCAATAAAGCAATCAGAGCTTTATGAGCTTGCCTGTTATAATAAAGACGAGATGGTTTATTCAAAAGAAACCCTTATTAAAGGACCTTTTGTGGAAAAATACAAATGA